The Anoplopoma fimbria isolate UVic2021 breed Golden Eagle Sablefish chromosome 1, Afim_UVic_2022, whole genome shotgun sequence region TATGATGGCCCGGGACACTCTTGAAGCAAAGCCAATTTTAGCTTACACCGTTGTGTCACCCATGTTATTGCACAACCACACAGATGatgtctcctctgctgtgtgttggcctctaaacaaacaacatggcaGAGCTAGTATGGTGTGAATGTATCTTGAAACCAGATGTTTCCCCCTCATTTCCCACAGGTGGGGTCAAAGCAACCGAGGACCCCGAGCAGGTGAAGGAGGGGATCCGTGAAGGCTTCTTGGACATTGATCGCCACATGCACAAACTGGCCTGCCAGGACAACTGGGACCACAGTGGCACCACTGCAGCAGCTATCATGATGTCACCACGCTACATTTACTTTATCAACTGTGGGGACTCGCGCACCCTGCTCTGCCATAACGGCCAGGTCGTCTTCTACACGGAGGACCACAAGCCGTTCAACCCCAGAGAAAAGGAGCGCATCCAGAACGCTGGAGGCTCTGTGACCCTGCAGAGAGTCAACGGCTCCCTGGCCGTTTCCAGAGCACTGGGGGACTTTGACTTCAAGCAGGTGGACTGGAGGCCGCAGACAGAGCAGCTAGTGTCGCCGGAGCCAGAAGTGTATGAGCTGGAGAGGACGCCCGCAGACGAGTTCCTAATTCTAGCATGTGACGGTGTGTGGGACGCCATTGGTAATGAGGAACTGTGTGCCTTTGTGCGCAGCCGTCTGCAGGTGTGTGATGACCTGAGGGAGATTTGCACCCAAGTCATTGACCTCTGTCTGTATAAGGTGAGACGTCAACATCacaacagtaaacaaacaagGTGCATGACACAAAAGGAAAGGCAAAATGAAAACTTCAGATTTAGATTCCAGGAAAGAAGAATAGCCGGAATGGTAATCAGATTGGAATATTATGTtagagtttaaagaaaaaatgaaatgaaaaaaaaagagaggaagaagttGATCTGCCACGGCCATGACTAGGGTTAGGTATTATATGTtgctttttaatacattttaggaTTTGATACCTGGGTTCAGTGCCAACAGCGcaactaaacttttttttttactttactgacAAGTATACGCATATGAGAAAGCAAGCTCATTATTGATCAGGGAAACAGTATTTTGACAAAACCCATTACAATCATGATATAATGAAAAGCTCCAGAGCAGCAACTAAATGGATTTTGTGGTGGGATTGTTGAAGTAAACACCTGTTTGGAACAAATATCCTTATTAAAATGCCATAGAAGAAGCCAGAGTCAATATAAACATTgcctgaatttaaaataaaatggtttgaAATTGGATTAAAATCAAGAACTGTAAAGAAGAAAGGTAAAGCTCACTATCACAAGTATTGAGGTTCAATAACCAGCCCTAACTTTGACACAGCTGGTGGCAGGGTGAACGAAGCCATTCAATTTATGTCTCAAACGTTCATGTGAATTATACGCTCTGTGTCAATCTGCTCTACTTTTGAATTGATACAATTCCCTGTGATTATTTTTTGgacatatatataaattgtgTTTCCACAAAGTGTCTTATTAACCataaaatcttattttctaCATGTGGGTCTCATCTGTCAGAGATTAGACTGCAAAATAGaattgaaaataaactgaatctACTAAATTACCCAACACTTATGTACATATACACTAGAAGTATAAACTCATTGGAATTCACTGAGGACAGGGTCTCTATGAGGAGATCTTGTTATGTAAGTAGACTTCTCCTGAAGGTCTTCTTAATACCTCTTAATAACTGCATGTACGAACACTGATGAGCTCTTAGCCTGCCCTATAAATAGCTGTATTAAGGCATTCTGGGACATGGGATAGGAGGGAAGAGATGCTACACATGGCTCGGATTAGGactgaatgtgagtgtgttgcAGCTCAGTGTTACGTCTTTATACACGCCGGCTCAGAGGTTTTATCCTGGCCGTAACAGGCTGCTGCTTTTTACACCTAAAAAGGCTTACAGCACAGTGCATGATCCAGTAGACGCTGAGCCTAACACCTCGTATCTCTGACGTCTTAACAACAGGCTGGTGGTTATAAAACTCTGCAGCATAGTAAATTCGTAGTAGTTTGGCATTTCTGACCTGCAATTTTCAGTTATTAATTGGCCTTCATATAaacaggtacattttttttttaacaccacaGACCAAAGTTATGTGATTGCAACTCAGCAATATCATTATCCTCTATAAATACATAACTGTAACATCATAGGCAATTGATATCGTTAGCAAAACCCAAAATATATCTCCATAAATCTGTCACCTGCTATTTCACCTGTCAACAGGTCtatttcaagttatttcaaGTGGTGGAGGACTGTACTGCATTCAAACTTTTGCAGAGCATTATCAGTATAATTGACTtgcaaaagtaaaagaaaccGCTGTGCAAGCAAGAGGCCCTGTACAAGATAATTATATGTAATATTGTTGGATTAAAATAGCTGATTTAACAAATATGAAGCAGTTACATAATTCAACACTTAGTTGAGGTGGAGCATATCTAAACTCTGTATATTTTTTACACagttaaatatattgtataacaAGGCCCAATGTGTAATTCATATGCTCATTATAGttaatttaaaatcataattaGTAAATCAGTGCCAATGGTTGTTAAATTCCTTCAAATTGTAGTTCCCTTCCACCACTACCActacttaattaattaaaactcAAGTTGTAGTGCTTCATATTAAACTTCTCTGctatttctgtctccctctgtagGGGAGCTTGGATAACATGAGCATCATCATCGTCTGCTTCCCCGGTGCCCCCCAGGTGTCACAAGAGGCACTGCAGCAGGAGGCAGAGCTGGAGAAACAGATTGATTTGAAAGTGGAAGGTGAGTCAATCAAACCCCCTAAAACAAAACCCTCTACACTTTAAACTGCTGTTAGCTCCTTTATTTATAACTCTACTGTTTTGACAATCTCCCTTCACAGAAATTATACAGCTGATGAGGTCCAGAGATGAGGACCCGGACCTTTTGTATGTAATCAAATTCCTGGCTGCTGAAGAGATGCCAGGGCTCCCACCAGGAGGAGGCATCACCAGCAAGTCAGTGCCGCCCACCCCAAACTGAAcacattcaatttttttagAGACTCAAAACACAAATCTTTCTAACATAATGACGCTGTTTTCCTCTTTGCAGGCGAGACTGTATAATCTCTTCATATCAGAAACACATCATGACTGTCAAATCTCAGGAGCCTATGGTAAGACATACCAGTCACATGACGTTACATTTGGACGTAATTAGATGAAGGTAATTTAAACAATATCAGCCGTTATCTCCCAATAATGTGCCTAATTTCCAATTTTCTAAGGCTGCTCCAAATAagtttttcattattgattttgtCTATTGCTTTTTCAGTTAACTGTTTAATCATTTTGTCCATAAAACTAgtaaacaacaactaaaaactaattaaaactgTTATGAGCCCAAGTCTTTTGAgttattgcaaaaataattgaCTGATTATtggtaattaaaataattgttaggaataatgacaataatggTAAAAACTAAAGAACTTATTCAATGATTTCTCTTGAAACAAAATGAACCGCAAGTCATGAACTTGGATTTTTAAAAGCACTTTCTGCTCTTTGTAAGTAACCAAGTAATGTCTACAATGCAGATATTTAATGTTGGTGACTTTACTGTCTTGTGACGTTTCAGGACATGGAAGGATCGGAGGAGGACTCAAACTAAGccgtttccatggaaacaaaaTATCACCTGCATCCCCATCTCCATGTAGACCAGCTCAACTTCACATTTAAGATGTGCACTAAACTAACCAGTTCTTTGTGtgtaatatatttatctttGAGCATTTTCTTTCAGGCCAGTTAAAGTGgaatttaaatcaaacaaccAATGTGTtagctgtttttttgtaatatatgCACAATACTTTAATTTATTGAGGTAGTATTTATCAATATGTAACCACATAGTGCCTGGGAAGACACTGATCTATCTGCACAAGATTCTGGTTAAGGCagctatttttaaatgattgtctGATATTgtaaacaaactatattttgttgatttaattaTCTGACCTATTCTAATgaaacaaatcacacaaaaactaaaataatgttgCGCTATTCTAAAAAACAACttgaatgtatttaatgtacGTGCTCCACACGTGGACCACATGTGTATCAGAGAGTTTCACAATGGAACGCAGTATCTCTCAGTAAATAATTTGTTTGCACAATGCTGTCAAGGAGCAAGGGTGATATGGATAGCAATGACTTGTCATAGCAAGAACATAAATATATGCCACGAGAGAAGAAAGCCAGAGGGAGAGACACAAAAGGAGAAGGAACGCAGGAGAGAGctagagaaagagatggaggagtggAGGGCCATAGAAGGGTAAAGAGGATGAGATGTTACCAGGAATTAGCACACATACCTCATTAAACGTGGCTCTTTAGAGAGGATGTGTGATGTGTCACTGTGTGATTTAATAATTGTTCTCTTGCAGGAAACTTATTTGCACAGAACACAAAAATAGTATAGTGTGTCCcagtattatacatttaaaattagAGATAGATACTATAAAATGAAGGGGAAACTTAATTTGCTTATGCTGTGAGCTgtgtttttgatacatttttcattttaccacTTTACATTTGAGTCATCTGTCCCACTTATTCTGGTCATTTACAGTAGTTTAGCACTCCaatttgatatttaataatttcTCAACTAACTAGTGGAAAATGTCTGTCACAATGTTTGACAGCCCATTGTTGTGTCCTTTAATTGTTTGCTTTGTCTAACCAACGGTCCAATTTACAAAGACGCTGAGATATTAGAccatagaaaaagaaagaaaatcccAATTTTCAAATCTAAGTAGTTTGGAACCAtgcttttttgtaatttttctgtttgaaaaatTAGTCCAATGATTAATTGGTTATCAAGATagttgccacacacacacacacacacacacacacacacacacacacacacacacacacacgcacacgcacacacacacacgcacacacacacacacacacacactgaaaaccTGTCTGAAAACCTAATATCAGAATAAAGTTTGGTTCGCTCATTTTATAGCAATGTCTTGACATGAAGATGCTTGCTTTGAATTAACAATCCTGCATTCCATTCAAACATACAAACCCAAATAAAAGTGTGTAGGACATTCAGCACACAGATGGAAAACTATAGAAGAGACAAATATATCGTACCACCATTCCTCCCTTAGCCCATCTTaagaaataacaattaaaataaaaaggttaaagtCAAAGTCAAGACTACCTATGAGGGACTTTAATGGGCTCTCTTCGGCAGTCATGTGTTCTTCACAATATGTTGTGAAGGTGTGGCGAGGCTCAGCACCTCTGTATGAATTGACTTAGCAGAGCTTTTATTGGACAGAGTCCTTCTCACCTCCTAACTCCTGACAAGTCAGAAACTCTAAAATATTCAACTCAGGACGGCACTGTTCAGCTGGGAACACTCGTGGACAAAgataagaggaagaagaggtggaTAAGAAGAAAAAGTCGGGAAAGCTGAGACAGACAATGTGAGTTaaactgtgactgtgtttgGGTGATATTTAGATAAGCAACAGTGGGACAGAGAGCTTTGTGTTGCCCCACAAAGGGATGGTGCTGGGTTTGAACCTGACCTGGCCGGTTTCTATGTTCTAAAGACATACTAGAAGCAGCTCTTTACAATATAATGGCCACCAGAGGGCTCCTACACCAGCAAATCAGGTAAAGCTTGTATCTTCAAGATGTCCGCTTTTCATAGGAACTAACAGAAATGTCATTGCATTGAGTTTTCAGATGGTTTCATGAGCCTAATAGCTATTAAAGGGTCTCaatgcaatattttttattgatcagGACAGTATAGCTAAATATAACAGTGAATATGtgataaatatagaaaaaaatcataaattatcCATCAAATTAAGCGCGAGAATAAGAGATATAATGATTTTCTGTGTTCacttactatatatatatatatatatatatatatatatatatatatatatatatatataagtaaaatTAAACGTAAAATTAAACGTTTTTTACAGTGTCATAAGAAGTAAAGGGGTCCATTTGATGCCTTTAAATTATTTCTTTGATATATGTATGTGCTTTGCTTTGGGACACAAAAATGCTTTGGTTGGCTTCTGGTGTAATTTAAATTCCCTTTGTGTGTGAAAAGTTTTTATTATTCCTGTGATAGACCCGTTGATGCATTGTAATGTTTGGCTGAAACTAATAAgattaaactaaaacaaaccaGTCCGAGTGACAGGGTTGCTTGTAAAATGATAGTCCTTTTATTGGCCAATCAGAAGTCTGCGTGTCACCTGATCTTAACATGTCAAAGCAGTTAATTGAATTGATACAGGCACCCTCCCCTGTGTTTAACCCCCTTCTTCCCCCTGTGTTTAACATGGAGCAAACCGAGGAGGTATGGATAGATCAAAAACTTAAGCACAGCAACAGTTGGCCAACTCTTCCGACAAAACTTCCGTGTAAGCATGCCTATCCACAATGAAATGATGCCCTTTTAATCTTAATATATGTCACCCACCTGCAGCCCGGCACGATGCCTCTGAACTCAGGAGACACCAGGTACGGCAGCGTGGCGGGCCCCGGGCTGGCGGCCAACCTGGGCGGCTCGGAGGCGGCCCCGCTGCTCATCCCGGAGCCTGAACCTGACCCGGAGCCCGTCCAGCGGTGGCAGCCCCTGACCAGGGAGGAGCTGGAGGTCGCAGCGGGGGTCCCGGGTGGAGGAAGGCGCGCTGTTACCTGGTGGTGCTGTTCTGGCTGGCCTGGCTGGCCATGCTCGCCATCTCCATCGCCATCATAGTCATGAGCCCCAAGCCGGTCGAAACGCCGCTCAAGTGGTGGCAGAAGTCTCTGTTCTACCAGCTGGAGCCTGAACTGCTCACGGAGGAgcaagccgacgggtcaggggGCATCGATGGTGAGTGAATACCGGTATTATTAGGAACATACAAATgtgaccctcctcctcctcctcctggtggCCCACTTAAggtttacttttttacattttgtaaaatcaaaagaaaagcgTCATGGTGCTGCCAAGAGTTTTTATGGTGACCTTTTATGATCCTTAATGTTTTGagacaaatgcaaaaatatgagCTACTGGGCCCCTATTAATCAGCTCTTTCCACTCATCTATGTAATATATGCAGTTTTCTATGCTCGAATACAAACTAGTTCCAGACTTAGTGTTGCAATTTGATTACATGCATTGGTTAAAGAAATATGCAAAATGTAAGAACAAAACTGAAACGTTAGTGTTTGACACAGGCGCATCCTGAGACATGTTAAGGCCCTTATCATGTCCGATGACACTGCGGATTTAATTATGCCTTTTCTCAAACACATTACAATTTAGACAGCGCAATCTGGTTGACACACTTTGAGCTGTCTGGGCCTCCCAGATAAGTTGCCCACTGAGTTGTCTGGTTAGTAACATAGCCTTGCTCAAAGATTGTTTATTGGTGGAGATCCAGTTCTTCCAGTGAATACCAGCTGGCTGATATTAATCAGAGAGCTATGCTGACACTGTATGTTAACATTCAGTCCGACCATAGTagacattttttaacttttcttgaTTACCAAGAATACTTATCTGATGCCAATGTGTGTCATACTTCGCATTGAGGAGTTGATAACTCCTTCCTCTGGGCGGAAAGCTACTTTATCTTTCACAACACTGTGGTAGGCAGCGTAATATTTTTGGCTACCA contains the following coding sequences:
- the ppm1na gene encoding protein phosphatase, Mg2+/Mn2+ dependent, 1Na (putative); this encodes MKTARRASNVEVPSFLRQLAKETEKMVTFFFKGGPKETECGEEDSLDDDDSMPSPYLDRPILEKHVLEGGSQSGVNYAVASMQGWRSQMEDAHTCMPQLKDELTDWGYFAVFDGHAGTTVAQYCSRNLLDHILATGGVKATEDPEQVKEGIREGFLDIDRHMHKLACQDNWDHSGTTAAAIMMSPRYIYFINCGDSRTLLCHNGQVVFYTEDHKPFNPREKERIQNAGGSVTLQRVNGSLAVSRALGDFDFKQVDWRPQTEQLVSPEPEVYELERTPADEFLILACDGVWDAIGNEELCAFVRSRLQVCDDLREICTQVIDLCLYKGSLDNMSIIIVCFPGAPQVSQEALQQEAELEKQIDLKVEEIIQLMRSRDEDPDLLYVIKFLAAEEMPGLPPGGGITSKRDCIISSYQKHIMTVKSQEPMDMEGSEEDSN